ATTCTTCGACATCATGATGAACGCCGCCTCGCGCCAGCGGGAGAGGCCCTTGTTCGCGCGGACCAGCGTCTCGCGACCCAGGAAGAACGTGCTGCGCTCCACGTCGATCGGCACGCCCTTCCTGATGGATTGGTCGACGATCGCCTGAATCGACGGCACCTCCATGAAACCGAACTTCGCCGAGAACTGATAAAAGCCCTCAGGCAGCTCCGTGATCGTGAGTTTCTCGTCGTCGGGCACCATCGGGACGCGCGCGGGCGAGATCGTCAGGACGATGTTGCGCTCGTGCAGCACGTGGTTGTGCGTGAGGTTGTAGGAGAGCGAGTGCGGCGTGATGTCCGCCGTGGAGGAGAGGAAGATCGCGGTGCCCTTGACGCGATGCGGCTGCAGCGCGGGATCGAGTGCGCCGGAGAGAGCGATGGAATCGACGAAGCATGGCAGCGTCATCGCGTCGACGATGTGGCTGCGGATGTAGGTGCGCCCGAGCTTCCACGTGGTCATCAGGTAGAAGATCACCGCGCCGATGCAGAGCGGCAGCCACCCGCCATGGATGACCTTGAGAAGATTCGACGAGAAGAAGGCGATCTCGATGACGGCAAAGACCAGGCACACCGCGATGGCGAGCGGCCGGCTCCAGCCCCATTGCTTCTGCACGACGACGAAGAACAGGCTCGTGGTGGCCATCATCGTCATCGTCACCGCGATGCCGTAAGCCGCGGCGAGGTTCGTGCTGGATTTGAAGGCGAGCACCAGCGTGATGCAGGCGGTCGCGAGGGCGAAATTCACGGTCGGGATGTAAATCCGGCCCGAGGTTTCGTGGCTGGTGTGCGAGATCTGCATGCGGGGCAGGTAGCCCATCTGCATCGCGGCGGTGGTGAGCGAGAAAACGCCGGAAATCAATCCCTGCGAGGCGATCACGCCGGCGGCCGTGGCGAGCAGCACGAGCGGGAGCTTGGCCCAGTCCGGCGCGAGCAGGAAGAACGGGCTTTCCTGCGCCTCGGGATGAGTGAGCACCAGCGCGCCCTGGCCGAGGTAG
The sequence above is a segment of the Chthoniobacterales bacterium genome. Coding sequences within it:
- a CDS encoding potassium transporter Kup; this translates as MSESIDHAKVSRAALTVGALGVVFGDIGTSPLYALKECLEHSGGVDATTTLGILSLILWSLIIVVSVKYVTLVLRADNHGEGGILALLNLAFPGTTSGAPVARSMALMTAVGVFGAALLYGDGVITPAISVVSAVEGLEVISPSLEHVVVPVAAVILLALFSVQRFGTNLIGKAFGPIILLWFVTIGTLGAIQTFLHPEILQAFNPWWGANYLINHPKISTVVLGSVVLAVTGAETLYADMGHFGRIPIRTAWNFIVLPALMLNYLGQGALVLTHPEAQESPFFLLAPDWAKLPLVLLATAAGVIASQGLISGVFSLTTAAMQMGYLPRMQISHTSHETSGRIYIPTVNFALATACITLVLAFKSSTNLAAAYGIAVTMTMMATTSLFFVVVQKQWGWSRPLAIAVCLVFAVIEIAFFSSNLLKVIHGGWLPLCIGAVIFYLMTTWKLGRTYIRSHIVDAMTLPCFVDSIALSGALDPALQPHRVKGTAIFLSSTADITPHSLSYNLTHNHVLHERNIVLTISPARVPMVPDDEKLTITELPEGFYQFSAKFGFMEVPSIQAIVDQSIRKGVPIDVERSTFFLGRETLVRANKGLSRWREAAFIMMSKNAQNAAQFFRLPSNRTIEIGKQVEI